The Deinococcus malanensis DNA segment ACACCTTCGAACTCGTGATCCACCGCGTCCGGGGCGGACAACCTACCTCATGAGGCTGACCGGCTCCGAGCTGGCCCCGCTGTTTGCCGCGGCCATGAACGGCCCGCATTTCTCGGTGCGGGCAGCGCTGGCCCTGGCGGATGGGCAGCCACCGCCGCGGGTGGCCGCGCTGGTCGCTGGTCTGACGTCCAGTAAACGGTCGGTCTGGACCCAGTTGGCGGCTGTGGCCGGGACCCCTGTGCCGCCCGGTGACGCCGGCCTGACACGGCTGGCGGAGTGGGAACAGGAGGTTCTGCCGGTGCTGGGTGAGGTGCAGTTGAGTGCCCGACTGCCACATGGCAAGGCCGTGCGCGATCTGCTGCTCGAACATCACCGTGAGCTGCTGTGGACCGCCGGCCTCATCGCGGCGCACGCCTCGCGTGTGCGCAGCGCCTGATCCCGGAAAGGGAGCCGTGCCGGAGGAACGTCCCTTCCTGATGCCCCCCGATCCTGCGGGGGAGAATCCGGCGGGTCAGGTGCCGGCCGCCCTGTTCGATCTGGCAGTCAACCGCGCTGCTGCGGCGCTCCGCGGTGCGGGACCCGGGCAGCCGGAACGGGCGCTGGCCGTCTGGCATGCCCGTACCCGTTTCGCGCGGCGGGTGTCGCTCGGGGCCGTGAGGTCAGCACTGGAAAGCCGCCCGGCTGAAGGAGACTGGCACTGGGCCGGTGGTGCACAGGGCCGCTGGATACCGGGCCGCGCTCCGTTTCCGTAGCGTGGGGCAGACTCAGGCTGAGGGCAGCAGCGGCCCGCGTTATGCCGCCACCGTGACCATCTCTGGCTGTGCCATCGTCTGCGCGGCCAGCTGCACGGCCCGCGTGATTTCTTCCTGCGAAAGATAGGGAAGAGGCGGCCGGTCGCCGGGAACGCTCAGGGCAACCCATGAGTTGGCCGGCACATGCAGGAAGTCACAGGGCACCTCAGGACGCCCAGGGAGACGCAACTCGTGCAGGGCGTGATACATCACGACATTGCACACGTACAGTCCGGCGGTGTCGCTGATGTGCCCGGGAATCCCAGCCTCGCGCCAGGCCGCCAGGATGGGCCGCAGCGGCAGGCTGCTGAGGTACGCGGCCGGCACGTCCTCCTCCGCGCAGACCGGCGTGTCCTGGTACTGGCCACCGGCGTTGTCGGGAATGCTGAAGTCCATGATGTTCACGGCCGCCCGCTCCAGGGTGACCTGCGGGCGGCCGGCGGCCAGACCCGTGAGCAGCACGCCG contains these protein-coding regions:
- a CDS encoding pyroglutamyl-peptidase I, whose product is MGDLRIHSALLLVEPQASMQALNRLINQLQPAGVLLTGLAAGRPQVTLERAAVNIMDFSIPDNAGGQYQDTPVCAEEDVPAAYLSSLPLRPILAAWREAGIPGHISDTAGLYVCNVVMYHALHELRLPGRPEVPCDFLHVPANSWVALSVPGDRPPLPYLSQEEITRAVQLAAQTMAQPEMVTVAA